One window from the genome of Candidatus Manganitrophaceae bacterium encodes:
- a CDS encoding DsbA family protein, which yields MAAEPSLRIDVWSDYVCPFCYLELPVLDRLQETFGDALQIRWRAFELRPEPVPTLDPAGDYLRTTWARSVYPMAEERGLRLRLPPVQPRSRKALEAAAHAAVEGAFDPMHRAIFRAFFDEGRDIGQTEVFLDLADSVGLKREPLRSALEAGRHTDSVLQDQKRAEELGIAAVPTLLIRRAEVPLHEAIPLRGALAYRQAHAAVESLL from the coding sequence ATGGCGGCTGAACCCTCACTTCGGATTGACGTCTGGAGCGACTATGTCTGTCCGTTCTGCTACCTCGAGCTCCCGGTGCTGGATCGGCTGCAGGAGACATTCGGGGATGCCCTTCAAATTCGATGGCGCGCCTTCGAGCTGCGCCCCGAGCCGGTCCCGACCCTCGATCCGGCCGGGGACTATTTGCGTACGACCTGGGCCCGCTCGGTCTACCCCATGGCGGAGGAGCGCGGGCTGCGCCTCCGGCTGCCGCCGGTGCAGCCCCGCAGCCGAAAAGCGCTCGAAGCGGCGGCGCACGCGGCCGTTGAAGGCGCTTTCGATCCGATGCACCGCGCGATTTTCCGCGCTTTCTTCGATGAGGGGCGTGACATTGGACAGACCGAGGTCTTTCTCGACCTCGCCGACTCGGTCGGATTGAAGCGGGAGCCGCTTCGGAGCGCGCTGGAAGCGGGCCGCCATACCGACTCGGTCTTACAAGATCAAAAACGGGCGGAGGAACTCGGGATCGCTGCGGTGCCGACCCTTCTTATCCGGAGGGCCGAAGTGCCTTTACACGAGGCGATCCCGCTGAGAGGCGCCCTTGCATATCGGCAGGCGCATGCCGCCGTCGAATCGTTGCTGTAG
- a CDS encoding nuclear transport factor 2 family protein, translating into MENRPPLPPFTLETATAKVQAAEDGWNTCDPERVALAYTEDSAWRNRAEFFSGRENIKAFLKRKWAKELDYRLKKELWSFSGNRISVRFEYEWHDDSGFWYRSYGNEQWEFAENGLMRRREASINDLPIKESERKFRWERPPTG; encoded by the coding sequence ATGGAAAACCGACCTCCTCTTCCCCCCTTTACGCTCGAGACCGCAACGGCCAAAGTGCAGGCCGCCGAAGACGGGTGGAACACGTGCGATCCGGAGCGGGTGGCGCTTGCCTACACCGAAGATTCGGCGTGGCGGAATCGGGCGGAGTTTTTCAGCGGCCGGGAAAATATAAAAGCGTTTCTGAAGCGAAAATGGGCGAAAGAACTCGACTATCGTCTAAAAAAAGAGCTCTGGAGTTTTTCCGGCAACCGAATTTCGGTTCGATTCGAATATGAATGGCACGACGACTCCGGCTTTTGGTACCGCTCTTACGGAAACGAGCAGTGGGAATTCGCCGAGAACGGCCTGATGCGAAGGCGCGAAGCGAGCATCAATGACCTTCCAATCAAAGAGAGCGAACGCAAGTTCCGGTGGGAGCGTCCACCCACCGGATAA
- a CDS encoding NmrA/HSCARG family protein, with translation MADKKIIAVVGATGAQGGGLVRAILNDKSGAFAARAITRNVNSDKAKALAQQGVEVVAADIDDVESLKKAFNGAYGAFCVTNFWEHFSAEKEVTQAKNMAEAAKQAGVQHVIWSTLEDTRKWVPLSDNRMPTLHGKYKVPHFDGKGEADPLFSKAGAPTTLLLTSFYWDNLIYFGMGPKKGPDGKLALTMPMGDKKLPGIAAEDIGKCALGIFKKGREYIGKTVGIAGEHLTGAQMAASLTKALGQAVRYNDVPPEVYRSFGFPGADDLGNMFQFKRDFNDDFCRARNLDVARSLNPSLQTFDQWLAQNKSRIPLE, from the coding sequence ATGGCTGACAAAAAGATCATCGCAGTGGTCGGCGCCACCGGGGCGCAGGGGGGCGGGTTGGTCCGCGCCATTTTAAACGACAAGAGCGGCGCCTTTGCGGCGCGCGCGATCACCCGAAACGTCAATTCCGATAAGGCGAAAGCGTTGGCACAACAGGGGGTCGAGGTCGTCGCAGCCGATATCGACGATGTAGAGAGTCTCAAGAAGGCGTTCAACGGCGCCTATGGCGCCTTCTGCGTGACCAATTTCTGGGAGCACTTTTCGGCGGAAAAAGAGGTGACCCAGGCCAAGAACATGGCGGAGGCGGCGAAGCAGGCCGGCGTTCAACATGTGATCTGGTCGACCCTCGAAGACACCCGCAAGTGGGTGCCGCTCTCCGATAACCGGATGCCGACCCTCCATGGTAAATACAAAGTGCCTCACTTTGATGGCAAAGGGGAAGCCGATCCGCTCTTCTCCAAGGCCGGAGCGCCGACGACCCTGCTGCTGACGTCGTTCTACTGGGACAATCTGATCTACTTCGGGATGGGCCCGAAGAAAGGCCCGGACGGCAAGCTCGCCCTCACGATGCCGATGGGCGACAAGAAGCTTCCGGGGATCGCCGCTGAAGATATCGGCAAGTGCGCCCTCGGCATCTTCAAGAAAGGCCGGGAGTACATCGGCAAGACGGTCGGGATCGCCGGTGAGCATTTGACAGGCGCCCAGATGGCCGCTTCCCTCACCAAAGCGCTCGGCCAAGCGGTCCGCTATAACGATGTGCCGCCGGAAGTTTATCGAAGCTTCGGTTTCCCGGGGGCCGACGATCTCGGAAACATGTTCCAGTTCAAGCGCGATTTCAACGACGACTTCTGCCGCGCGCGCAACCTCGACGTCGCCCGTTCCCTGAACCCTTCGCTGCAAACATTCGACCAGTGGCTTGCGCAAAATAAGAGCCGCATTCCGTTGGAGTAA
- a CDS encoding HAD-IIB family hydrolase has protein sequence MRYYALATDYDGTLATDGRVDESTLDALKRLRNSGRRLILVTGRELEDLLRAFPQIDLFERVVAENGALLYRPATRETKLLAAPPPERFAQTLRDRGVAPLSVGRVVVATWTPHEKRVLDVIRELGLELQVIFNKGAVMVLPSGVNKATGFAAALDELGLSPHNAVGVGDAENDHAFLNLCECSVAVANALPALKEQADWITSGSRGAGVTELIDRLLASDLAELPLQRHEVVLGRRVDEAEVRLKPYGASVLIAGTSGGGKSTLATGFLERLSEQGYQFCIIDPEGDYQNFERAVVLGNPSRAPTVEEATQLLEKPNQNAVINLLGVARESRPSYFEGLLAAIMALRARTGRPHWIVIDETHHLLPSSWAPALLTVPKELQGFLLITVHPDHVAPAVLTSVDLVIAIGSTPQETFRAFSETLGERTPSVPSAPLQRGEAIAWWRRTTSEPFWFRSIPPRMERLRHLRKYAEGELPPDRSFYFRGPNGKLNLRAQNLIFFLQLAEGIDDETWLYHLRRGDYSRWFRQMIKDDQLAADAAGVEAAGDLTAKESRARIREKVEARYTLPA, from the coding sequence ATGCGCTACTATGCCCTCGCGACCGACTATGATGGAACGCTTGCCACCGATGGCCGGGTGGACGAATCGACCTTGGACGCCCTCAAGCGGTTGCGGAACTCCGGCCGGCGGTTGATCCTCGTGACCGGCCGTGAATTAGAGGACCTCCTCCGCGCCTTTCCCCAGATCGACCTCTTTGAGCGGGTGGTGGCCGAGAACGGCGCCCTTCTCTATCGTCCCGCGACGCGCGAGACAAAACTGCTTGCCGCGCCCCCTCCGGAGCGGTTTGCCCAGACCCTTCGCGATCGCGGGGTGGCGCCCCTCTCCGTCGGACGGGTGGTCGTCGCGACCTGGACGCCGCATGAAAAAAGGGTCCTCGATGTGATCCGCGAGCTCGGGCTCGAACTCCAGGTGATCTTCAACAAAGGGGCGGTGATGGTCCTCCCCTCCGGGGTGAACAAGGCGACCGGATTTGCCGCGGCCCTCGACGAACTCGGATTGTCGCCGCACAACGCGGTGGGTGTGGGCGATGCCGAGAACGACCACGCTTTTTTAAATCTCTGCGAGTGTTCGGTGGCGGTCGCCAATGCCCTTCCGGCGTTGAAGGAGCAGGCCGACTGGATCACTTCGGGAAGCCGCGGCGCGGGGGTGACGGAGCTGATCGACCGACTCCTCGCCTCCGACCTGGCGGAGCTGCCGCTGCAGCGGCACGAGGTTGTTCTCGGCCGCCGGGTCGATGAAGCGGAGGTTCGCCTCAAGCCGTATGGCGCCAGTGTGCTCATCGCCGGCACCTCGGGCGGCGGGAAATCGACCCTGGCGACCGGTTTTCTCGAACGGCTCTCGGAGCAGGGATACCAATTTTGCATTATCGATCCGGAAGGAGATTATCAGAACTTCGAGAGGGCCGTGGTGTTGGGGAATCCTTCCCGGGCGCCCACCGTGGAAGAGGCGACGCAGCTCCTTGAGAAGCCGAATCAGAATGCGGTGATCAATCTTTTGGGAGTCGCGCGGGAGAGTCGGCCTTCCTACTTTGAAGGGCTTCTCGCCGCGATCATGGCGTTGAGGGCCCGGACCGGCCGGCCCCATTGGATTGTCATCGACGAAACCCACCACCTTCTCCCCTCCAGTTGGGCCCCTGCCCTCCTGACTGTTCCGAAGGAGCTCCAGGGATTTTTGCTGATCACCGTCCATCCGGACCATGTCGCGCCTGCTGTTCTTACCTCGGTCGATCTGGTCATCGCGATCGGATCGACGCCCCAGGAGACCTTCCGCGCCTTCAGCGAGACGCTCGGGGAGCGGACGCCGTCAGTCCCCTCGGCGCCCCTTCAGCGGGGCGAGGCGATCGCCTGGTGGCGGCGGACGACGTCCGAGCCGTTCTGGTTCCGCAGCATCCCTCCCCGGATGGAGCGGCTCCGCCATCTTCGGAAATATGCCGAGGGGGAGCTTCCCCCCGACCGCAGCTTTTACTTCCGGGGACCGAACGGCAAGTTGAATCTGCGCGCCCAGAATCTGATCTTCTTTCTGCAGTTGGCGGAAGGGATCGACGACGAGACCTGGCTTTATCACCTTCGACGGGGAGACTACTCGCGCTGGTTCCGCCAGATGATCAAGGATGATCAGCTCGCCGCCGATGCGGCGGGCGTTGAGGCCGCGGGCGACCTCACCGCAAAAGAGAGCCGCGCCCGCATTCGGGAGAAGGTCGAAGCGCGGTATACTCTCCCGGCATAG
- a CDS encoding DUF421 domain-containing protein: MDPAHGWKALLIPDAPLLEMVVRGSVMYLGLFVLLRVVLKRQTGTLGMTDLLLITLLADASQNAMAGEYRSLPNGLVLVSTILFWNYFLDWLSFHSPRVRRWIEPPPLLLIQDGKLLRHNMKRELISKDELMGQLREQGISDLVKVKKAYIEGDGRISVIQQEEDLQGARERKPI, translated from the coding sequence ATGGATCCCGCGCACGGTTGGAAAGCACTCCTTATTCCGGATGCCCCTCTCCTTGAAATGGTGGTCCGCGGCTCGGTGATGTATCTCGGGCTCTTTGTCCTCCTTCGGGTCGTTCTCAAACGGCAGACCGGCACGCTCGGGATGACCGATCTCCTATTGATCACGCTCCTGGCCGACGCATCCCAAAACGCCATGGCGGGAGAGTATCGATCCCTCCCCAATGGGCTGGTCTTGGTCTCGACGATCCTTTTTTGGAATTATTTCCTCGACTGGCTCTCCTTCCACTCGCCGCGGGTGCGCCGTTGGATCGAGCCGCCGCCCCTGCTGCTGATTCAAGACGGGAAACTCTTGCGGCACAACATGAAGCGCGAATTGATCTCTAAAGACGAGCTGATGGGCCAGCTCCGGGAGCAGGGAATCAGTGATTTAGTGAAGGTTAAGAAGGCCTACATTGAGGGAGATGGACGAATCAGCGTCATCCAGCAGGAGGAGGATCTGCAGGGGGCCCGGGAGAGGAAGCCGATCTGA
- a CDS encoding glutathione peroxidase, which translates to MADSIYDFQARTITGEEISLDQYKNKTLLIVNTASACGYTPQYAGLEALYRKYQERGFAVLGFPCNQFGQQEPGTEGEIQTFCQRNYGVTFPMFAKIDVNGDQAHPLFNYLKSALPGILNTEPIKWNFTKFLIDKNGKPVERFAPGTKPESIEKTVEKLL; encoded by the coding sequence ATGGCCGATTCAATCTATGACTTTCAAGCCCGTACGATTACCGGAGAGGAGATCTCGCTCGATCAGTATAAAAACAAGACCCTCTTAATCGTCAATACCGCCAGCGCATGCGGCTACACGCCGCAATATGCCGGGCTGGAGGCGCTCTATCGGAAATACCAAGAACGCGGTTTTGCGGTGCTCGGTTTTCCGTGTAATCAATTCGGCCAGCAGGAGCCGGGGACGGAGGGGGAGATTCAGACGTTCTGCCAACGAAATTACGGTGTCACCTTCCCGATGTTCGCCAAGATCGATGTAAACGGCGACCAGGCCCATCCCCTTTTCAACTACCTGAAGAGCGCGCTTCCGGGAATCCTCAACACCGAGCCGATTAAATGGAACTTCACGAAGTTCTTAATCGACAAGAATGGAAAACCGGTCGAGCGCTTCGCGCCGGGGACCAAACCCGAATCGATCGAAAAGACGGTGGAGAAACTTCTTTAA
- a CDS encoding TIGR00725 family protein, which yields MRKTIIGVMGPGERAHEEDIRNAYALGRLIAQEGWVLLTGGRNSGVMDAANRGAKEADGLTIGILPTRDRTMISAAVDIPILTEMGSARNNINVLTSDLIIACGMGTGTASEVALALKAGKPVILITKDEEAKRFFLHLRPEKVFVAQDPAAALKQAVQLLSYSKR from the coding sequence ATGAGAAAAACCATCATTGGGGTGATGGGTCCGGGAGAGCGGGCGCACGAAGAGGATATCCGGAATGCCTATGCGCTCGGACGGCTCATTGCGCAAGAGGGATGGGTCCTCCTGACGGGAGGGCGCAACTCCGGGGTGATGGACGCGGCCAACCGCGGGGCGAAAGAGGCCGACGGCTTGACGATTGGGATTCTGCCGACGCGAGACCGAACCATGATCTCCGCTGCAGTCGATATTCCGATTCTGACCGAAATGGGGAGCGCCCGGAACAATATTAACGTCCTGACCAGCGATCTGATCATCGCATGCGGAATGGGCACCGGAACCGCCTCCGAGGTGGCGCTGGCGCTCAAAGCGGGGAAGCCGGTCATTCTGATCACGAAGGATGAAGAAGCAAAACGGTTCTTCCTCCACCTCCGTCCTGAAAAGGTCTTCGTTGCGCAAGACCCCGCTGCCGCCCTGAAACAGGCGGTGCAGCTCCTCTCTTATTCCAAGCGATAA